TTCAACGGTTAATCCCAGATAGTTGCCGATATCGCCACGAGTCATCGTCAAGCGGAACTCGCGAGGAGAAAAACCGCGTTGAGCAAAACGGCGCGATAGGTTATAAACAAACGCCGCCAGACGCTCTTCCGCATTTTTCTTCGAAAGCAGCAGGATCATGTCCTGGTCACTACGGATTTCACCGCTCATCAAGCGCATCATTTGTTGACGCAAATTAGGCATTTTGCCAGAGAGGTCATCCAGCGTCTCGAAAGGGATTTCACAAACCATAGAGGTTTCCAGCGCCTGGGCGAAGCTAGGGTGTTGCGCGTTACCGATTGCATCGAAACCGACCAGATCACCAGCCAGATGGAAGCCGGTAATCTGTTCATCACCCTGTTCGGTGATGGTATAACTTTTAATAGTGCCTGAGCGGATAGCGTACAACGATTTTAAATCATCGCCCGCTTTGAACAACGTCTGCCCTTTCTGAATGGGTTTTTTCCTTTCAATGATATTATCAAGCTGATCGAGCTCATGTTCATTTAAGGTAAAAGGAATACATAGCTGACTAATGCTGCAATCCTGGCAGTGTATAGCACAACCGCCAGACTGAATGCGTCGAATAATTCGCTTTTCCGGGATCATAGACTTTGCTCAGGCAATAATTGATATCGGTCAATTTTAACAGCTTTTATGGTCGGTGATAAGACTGCGAATTCACTGAAAAGACCAATATAGATGAATAAACGATAAATACTCGCTTGGCGTTGCAGACTCTCGGTCGGTCCGCCCGGATTATGGCAAGGTTGCAATGAAAAAGGGGCGTGTCGATAACTGCGATTGAATGAACGATATAATTTTTTTCTTCCTATTTACGCCATTCTATTGTCAGAAGGTGATTATTTTCATCCGCAACAATTATTAATTCACCGCCAAGCGTTGTCATTTTGTTCAGAAAGAAAAGCTTCATATTTTTTTCTTATCTGAGTGCCGAAACTGAGATCTTCAGTAAAGTGTCGGTATCCGGTAGATATTGCAATAATAAAAATAAAACACGATGAATATCACATAATCACTATAAAAAAGAGGAATAAATCACTAAAAACAGGGGAGAGATATCAACTTTAAAATAGTATTTGTGACTTAAACACCTTTTAAGAATCCGCGCACAAAAACACACGGCGGTTTTTGTGCGCGATGCCTCATTTTTCTACAGGTTTAATCTGCGCCAGAATAGCGCCTAACTGCTCGCGCCGTTCGGCGCTGACTTCGCGTGCTGCGGAGTATCCTGCATTCTGAATAATCATTTCATTCAGACCAACCAGCCAGTCATAGATATAAAAAGCGGTATTATTGGTCGGCGTCAGCGCCAGTTTGGTCAGACGCTGTGAGGCACCGAAGTTTACCGACTGTTTTTCCGGCTTGGCGAAAATTTTGTGACCCCGGTTGATTCGGCTGGCAGGGCGCCGCGCTTCCTCCATTTGCTGGAAGCCCAGCCATGCCACGAAGTCACCCAACACGGTTATCACACGGGAAATCTGGCGGTCGGCTTTGCTTTCGCGGTGTACGCCCAGTTGTTCCGTATCAACCAGCCTATTAACCAGCGCGTCCTCAATATTCAGACGGATACTGGCGGTAATGAGTTCTTCCGCCAAAATTTCAATCGTTGCTTTTGGCACGCCCAACAGCTCAATCAATGGCGCGTTTTCAGGCAGGCTGCGCAGATGATTGATCCAGTAACGATACACATAATGGGCGTACTCGGCTTCATAACCCTGGCCGAGCGCCTGTGCAGGGGAAGATTGTCGTGGCTTGAGTTCGATCGGATCGTTGGCGAACAGATCGATCTCGATCCCGACACCAAAAGGATCGGCGCTGACGGATGGCGCGCCGGACTCCTCGGTTTCTGCATGGTAAGCGCCATAGCTCGTCCGGTCTTGCTGTTTCAGGTAGAGACGGCGCAGTTCATCACGGGAAGGCAACAGGCGCTCCAGTAGCTCGCCATGTACCCCGGTTCTGGTTTGCAATGATTTAAGCAGCGTCTCCGCGATGCGCTGTTTCTCCGCCGGGTCGTCAGTCCCGGCGGGCTGATACCAGTTCCCCAGCAGGTTATCGCTCAGTTCGCGCTGAATTTCACTGAGTTGCTCGCTGAGGCGGCCAAGCTTCACTTCCCGGTGTACCTCAGCTCCCAGCCAAGTCGCCATCCGGGTAACGCCGCGTTTATCCATAGCCAGCATGGTTCCCCAGGTGTCGCCAGGATTGCCGACATAACGCTGTACGGCGGCGTCATAGTTCTGTCCGTGGGTAATGCGTCGATCAAACCGGGTGACCGCCCAAATTAAACCCGGCTTGCGGCGGCTACGAATCTGGGTGTTTTCCCCCTGCGTTTGCCGCACCCAGAAATCCAGCGCTTTGCCAACGATTTTGACATCTTCGCGTTTGCCGGCGGCGGAGCAAACCATCAGGACATTCATCTCCTGATTATCGGTATATCGTTCCAACAGGTATGCGCGTTTAGCGCGTAACAGCGTTTGCGTCAGCGGGTAGTCGTCGCTGCTGGCGTTTTCCGCCGCCTGAAGTGCTTCTGTAGACTCGGTGATATCGCCAAAACCGGGGAAATCCAGAATATCGACTTGCTCAAACAGGGGTTCGCGGGTAGGCGCATGCAGCGGGATCAATAATTCGGCGGTCAGCATCGTTAACTCCGCTTGCGATAGCTCAACGGTTTTCCCCGCACGCCCATTCAGCACCGGGCGAACCAACACGGCGGGGTCTGAAGCGGTGTTGAGTCGCGCCAGCATCGCGCCATTAATCATACCGTTGGTGGGGTGTTGGTTTTCATCGACAAGTATTCTGAGCGGCGCCAGCACTTTACTTGCCCCGGAGAGAGGCTGCAAGGTGTGAGCAAAATGGCGATAAGCTGCGGTCAGCGTGGTGAGTTCGTCCCATAGAAGCGAAAACAGATGCGCGCGATCGTCAATGCTGAGGTAGGGAGCCAACTCCACGGCGACCGGCCAAAAGTGGGTTTCCAACTGCTTTTGCCGTTTGGCATCGTGGCGGGCCAAATAATCCCACAGTTCGACCACTTCATCACGAGTCATACCTTCGACCGGTTCCGGCTGGCGGTGTCTTAGCAGCGTTTTCAGGTGTTCGGTAATTTGATGTTCGTCCCAATCCTCGGTCACGGTCTGCTGATTGAGATTGTGCAAGAAGGCATGCGCCATAATCTTGCCGATATCCACTTCGCTGAGCAGTAACAGTTGTACCGGGAAGGATTTGTTTTTTACACCTGCCTGGCGGCTGAAACGCGTGACCAGCGAGGTGGGCTGATTCGCCGGGTTGATGTGCGTTAGGAAATCGAGCTGTTGTCCTTCAAACGATGTTTCCAGCTTGCCGCTCTCGCCAGATGCCAGCGCAGCAATCAGGTAAGCTTTTCCCGCCTGCGACAAACCAAAGAATCCAATGGCGATCTCTTTGAGCGATACTTCAGAGAGGTGTTTTGCCTTGTTGCGGTGACGGCGCAGCTTGACGATCAGCCGATCCGCTTCCATATCCAGACGCGGCGCATCTTGCCGCGTGTTTTCAATCCAATCGATGGCGTGATCAACGCTCTCAGCGACGGCCTGTAGCTGGTTGTTGAGTTGGATAGAAAGTTGTTTGGGCGTTAAAGGTCTCATTTTCTAAATACGCTCCCACTATCGATCCAGTAATGCGTTGCGCCTGTTCCGCTAGCAGTTAGGGTGTTCAACTTAAGGCGTAAATGTTCCGGAGGAACATGGGCGCCGTCTTCCAGAACGGCATCCGCGATTTCAAAACGTTCCGGGCTATCCTGACCGTCACCTTTGGTTACCGCCAGCCTGACGCGCAGGACGCTGTCGCCAACGACTCTTCTGGCCAGTTCCTGATCGACGATGGATAGGGTGTATAGCGAAGACGCGGGCCAGCGTTCGTTGTCGAGCTGACGGAAGCCCAGACACAGTGAACCGCGCACCTGGAAACTGGCATTCGGATCAAGCTCGAAATCCGCCACATCCAGATCGATATCGCTGTAATACACGTTATCCGTGGTCAGGGCGTTGTTACTGTCCATCATGCCGAGATAGCGGATCGTGGAATAGGGCTGGAAATCCCCGACTTTAAAATAGAAACCCGGCAAGCGAAGATCGAGCGCCAGCAGACACAGCATGGCGCCAACGGCCGCAGTCGACTTCGGATTATCAATGCGTCCGCGTTTATTGAACGGATACCAGTCACTCGTATGGTAGCCGTCCAGCGATAACATGCGGTTAATCGGCAACGGCTGTAAATGCCGGAACAGCGCCTGAATACCGGGGAAACGGGAAGGGCGGCCGGTTAACAGTAAAATATCACAGGAGTAGAGCGACACCACCTCGGACATTAAACGCAGATTCTGCGTAATATTCATGCGGTTAGACAAGAACTCGCCGTGCAACTTGCTCAATTTGAGGATCAGCGGCACCTGTAAAATATCAAACGTATTGTCGCCCACCGGCAGTTCGCGCTGAACTTCGGTATTGATGTATTCCAGCACGTTGGACGTCGGCTGTTGCGTCAGCAACTCGCCAAACGAGGATTCGATTTCGGCGCTGGTATCCAGCGGATCGAAACTTTCATAGGCTTCCAGAATGGCGCGGCCAATGGGGATAAATATCTGTAACGTCACCTGCTGGCGCAGCGTGAGCTGCCCGTCCATACGGCCTTCGCTGCCAAACAGTTTCGCCATCAACCCGTCCGGGCTGGCCATACCGATATTTTTCAACGCCGCCTGAAGCGCCGGTAACACATAAAGCTGGATAATATCGAGCAGGATATCGTCTCCCGCGACCTTGAAGCCCTCGCGGAACAGCAAGCGCGGAATGATTTTGACGTTATTGCCGACGCCGTCATCCAGCAAATATTGCGTAATCGCCAAATCGGTGGTGCCGCCGCCGATATCAATCGACGCGATGCGCAGCGTTTTGCCCGCAGGTTCACCTTCAGCCAATTCTTTATCCGGGCGCGCCATACTGGAAAAAAAGTCTTCGGCCCGTCCGCCAAAATTCACCTGCGCTTCATTATACAGATAGACCATTTGCCCGCAGGTGGCTTCGTCCCATTCGATTTGGACTTCCGGCACCGGTACGCGGCTTTTCTGCTTGTCTGAAAGCGTCGTGAAATCGTCATCCATCGGATGCCAGCCCAGCGCTTTCCACACCAACGCGATCGCTTCGTGCATCCGGCGGCGGAAGATTTCCCGTTCTGGTTTCGGCATCGCCGAAGGCAGCGTCAGAATAATGTTGCGCAGTTGGCGCGGCGCTGAAGAGTGGATCATTTTCAGCCGCTGCGCCGCACTGTTCATCTGCATCATCGCCTGAAGCAGCAGTTCAGACAGCATGAACGTCATGATGGCGCTGCGGCTGTAGTGCGGGGAGAAGACCGGCAAGCGCTCATCCAGCGGTTGGTCGTACAACGGTTGGCCTTCATCATTAAGCAGGATGGTCAGCGGCATGGCGGTTGCCAGCGGTTCACTCTGCGAGTGAACATCCGGTTGACTGAAACGCCAGCCGGGCGCATAGCTCTCTTCATCCCATAAATAACGGCGCGGGCTGGAAATGCCGGTCGCCCCCTCCGTACCCTGACGCAACAACGCCATGCGGCTGGCTTCCCGGCCGACGCGGGTAATGGAAGGCCAGATAAAGGCGTCATCACGACCGCTTTCCACCGAAAAGTTTTGCTTACCGAATTTGGCCTGGGCAAACTCAACACGACTATCAAACAGTTCGTTATACAGGTAATGCGGCTGACTGAGGTCGCGCAGTTGCAGCTCATAGGTTTGTTTCAGACCGTTGTCTTCATTGGCGTGATCTTCAACCAGAATACCGCAGGTATGGGAGTTGCCCACGTCAAGGATCAGATCCACGTTAATTGCGGGTTCTTGCAACGTGCCGGTATTAATGCGAATTTCTGGTACTGATAGTTGGTTGCCCAGCATGTCCAGCAGGTTCATGTAGTGCGCCTGATATTCAAACCCTCTGAGCGCGGCTTTGATCTCCCGGTCATCCCGATGTTCCAGCAGGGTTGCCTGCTGAGTGAACACTTCTCTCAGCCAGCCATCTACCCAGGTATGATCGAGAAATTCACCCAGTTCGTCACTGTGATAGGCCAGCGCAAAACTGCCGCCGGTCTTGATGTCATTAGCATTGGGAGCCAAGGCTTCGTAAGCATGGCCTTCAGGATACACTTTGGTGTCAAACGCCAGACAGATGCGATGGGTATTACCGTCCAAATCCGGCGCGTCCAGCGCGATAACCTGCATCCGCGCCCAGTTATCTGGTCCACCCATGAAGGTGCGCGGCGGATTAAAACGCAAAAAAGGCAGCGGCAACCAGATCTTTTCGAGTAGTTTCAGTGATTGCTCAAGCGGAATACTTAGCTCCGGCTTAACCACTTCCGGTGGCGTTCCCACGGGAGACGGCAGAAAATATTTATCAGTCTGCTCATCATAAATCAGACGCAGTAGCGGCCCATTGGCACTTTTACGGACATATTTATTCGGGAAGTCAATGCGTGATTCCGGTTTTAACGCGAAATCCAGAAATTGGATTCCGCTGTCCTGAATAAGCGTAATTCTTTGTTTGTAATCAGTGATCGTTGCCAGCATTAGGATTTACTCTCACGCTTTATCGTCATCGGGAAGATCGCGTTAGCGTCGTAGCGCCCGATACACTCCGCAGCAGCGCCATTCGCGCTTTGTTTACATACGATTTCAGGCATCTGGAATCTGGAGTCATCGCTGCACCTTGCTTTGGTACGGCTGTTGATAATCAGATTACCGGAGCTCATTAACCCGGCTTCAATATTTGCACGACAAGTAACGCCGTCGCCATGCGTAATTCGCGCGGTGCCTTTACCGTTTTTGATTTGATATCTCAGGCTTGGCGGCCTGCCGGTGATCGGCGGCGTTTTCGCATCAACGGCGATACGCCAGCTTCCATTAAGGAATTTGATTGAGCCCAAACGCACGGCGTCGGCAGGCATCACCAGTTCGTCTTTACCCGCCTGGATCACCGGGGCTTCGGGCTCTGGGGCAGGTGTCGGCGCGGATTCAACTGGCACGGGCGCACTCTCTTTCGGCTCTGTGGCGACAGGCGGTTTCGCTGCCGGTGTTTCCACAACGACCGCCTCAGCAGGCGCGGCCTCTTCGATTACTGGTTCGGCGGATACGATTTCTGGCGGTACAGATAACGGTGCCGCTGAGTTATATACAGGCGTCTCTGCCTGTGGTTCGCGGACGGAAGCAGGCAAGGCGCGTTTTTCTGGTTTATTGGTTGCGGCTAATGGCGCAGGAGCAGGGGACGCGTTTTGTTCGGATACGCATCCTCGAATTTGGAAAGTTAAGACGGCCATTAACGCCGCTGCCGGGAGTAACCACCACCCGATGGTTAGCCAGGGGCTGCGGGCGGGAACTGCTGCGGGTGTGACGACGAGTTCAGGTTTGGGCGCTGAAGGCGTCGCCGGCTCTTCGGGCGGCGCGAAGGACGTGGGAACGGCAACCTCTGGTTCGCTCTCTTTTTCTGCCGGACGCAGGCAATCAAGCGCGTCGGTGCGAGATTTCTTATCCAGATTAACAAAACCCCAGAAGGTCAAAACTGGATTGCCATCAACCAGATAAACATGATTTGGCCCAGGAAACTGAAGCGCTTTCGCCAGCAGGACGCCAAACAATTTCT
This is a stretch of genomic DNA from Brenneria rubrifaciens. It encodes these proteins:
- the fnr gene encoding fumarate/nitrate reduction transcriptional regulator Fnr — its product is MIPEKRIIRRIQSGGCAIHCQDCSISQLCIPFTLNEHELDQLDNIIERKKPIQKGQTLFKAGDDLKSLYAIRSGTIKSYTITEQGDEQITGFHLAGDLVGFDAIGNAQHPSFAQALETSMVCEIPFETLDDLSGKMPNLRQQMMRLMSGEIRSDQDMILLLSKKNAEERLAAFVYNLSRRFAQRGFSPREFRLTMTRGDIGNYLGLTVETISRLLGRFQKSGMLAVKGKYITIENIDALSELAGTPRRT
- a CDS encoding putative virulence factor; the encoded protein is MRPLTPKQLSIQLNNQLQAVAESVDHAIDWIENTRQDAPRLDMEADRLIVKLRRHRNKAKHLSEVSLKEIAIGFFGLSQAGKAYLIAALASGESGKLETSFEGQQLDFLTHINPANQPTSLVTRFSRQAGVKNKSFPVQLLLLSEVDIGKIMAHAFLHNLNQQTVTEDWDEHQITEHLKTLLRHRQPEPVEGMTRDEVVELWDYLARHDAKRQKQLETHFWPVAVELAPYLSIDDRAHLFSLLWDELTTLTAAYRHFAHTLQPLSGASKVLAPLRILVDENQHPTNGMINGAMLARLNTASDPAVLVRPVLNGRAGKTVELSQAELTMLTAELLIPLHAPTREPLFEQVDILDFPGFGDITESTEALQAAENASSDDYPLTQTLLRAKRAYLLERYTDNQEMNVLMVCSAAGKREDVKIVGKALDFWVRQTQGENTQIRSRRKPGLIWAVTRFDRRITHGQNYDAAVQRYVGNPGDTWGTMLAMDKRGVTRMATWLGAEVHREVKLGRLSEQLSEIQRELSDNLLGNWYQPAGTDDPAEKQRIAETLLKSLQTRTGVHGELLERLLPSRDELRRLYLKQQDRTSYGAYHAETEESGAPSVSADPFGVGIEIDLFANDPIELKPRQSSPAQALGQGYEAEYAHYVYRYWINHLRSLPENAPLIELLGVPKATIEILAEELITASIRLNIEDALVNRLVDTEQLGVHRESKADRQISRVITVLGDFVAWLGFQQMEEARRPASRINRGHKIFAKPEKQSVNFGASQRLTKLALTPTNNTAFYIYDWLVGLNEMIIQNAGYSAAREVSAERREQLGAILAQIKPVEK
- a CDS encoding virulence factor SrfB; translated protein: MLATITDYKQRITLIQDSGIQFLDFALKPESRIDFPNKYVRKSANGPLLRLIYDEQTDKYFLPSPVGTPPEVVKPELSIPLEQSLKLLEKIWLPLPFLRFNPPRTFMGGPDNWARMQVIALDAPDLDGNTHRICLAFDTKVYPEGHAYEALAPNANDIKTGGSFALAYHSDELGEFLDHTWVDGWLREVFTQQATLLEHRDDREIKAALRGFEYQAHYMNLLDMLGNQLSVPEIRINTGTLQEPAINVDLILDVGNSHTCGILVEDHANEDNGLKQTYELQLRDLSQPHYLYNELFDSRVEFAQAKFGKQNFSVESGRDDAFIWPSITRVGREASRMALLRQGTEGATGISSPRRYLWDEESYAPGWRFSQPDVHSQSEPLATAMPLTILLNDEGQPLYDQPLDERLPVFSPHYSRSAIMTFMLSELLLQAMMQMNSAAQRLKMIHSSAPRQLRNIILTLPSAMPKPEREIFRRRMHEAIALVWKALGWHPMDDDFTTLSDKQKSRVPVPEVQIEWDEATCGQMVYLYNEAQVNFGGRAEDFFSSMARPDKELAEGEPAGKTLRIASIDIGGGTTDLAITQYLLDDGVGNNVKIIPRLLFREGFKVAGDDILLDIIQLYVLPALQAALKNIGMASPDGLMAKLFGSEGRMDGQLTLRQQVTLQIFIPIGRAILEAYESFDPLDTSAEIESSFGELLTQQPTSNVLEYINTEVQRELPVGDNTFDILQVPLILKLSKLHGEFLSNRMNITQNLRLMSEVVSLYSCDILLLTGRPSRFPGIQALFRHLQPLPINRMLSLDGYHTSDWYPFNKRGRIDNPKSTAAVGAMLCLLALDLRLPGFYFKVGDFQPYSTIRYLGMMDSNNALTTDNVYYSDIDLDVADFELDPNASFQVRGSLCLGFRQLDNERWPASSLYTLSIVDQELARRVVGDSVLRVRLAVTKGDGQDSPERFEIADAVLEDGAHVPPEHLRLKLNTLTASGTGATHYWIDSGSVFRK
- a CDS encoding SrfA family protein, which codes for MAKLFLRSGSLDDFLALGENGQPVYASALQLRETLRLRKQPQIADCLAIPQPNENGDRIDWYSPIEGKVTSWIAASEKERDMALKRLEAYQSAVADISQHAQSAEKAGQKLFGVLLAKALQFPGPNHVYLVDGNPVLTFWGFVNLDKKSRTDALDCLRPAEKESEPEVAVPTSFAPPEEPATPSAPKPELVVTPAAVPARSPWLTIGWWLLPAAALMAVLTFQIRGCVSEQNASPAPAPLAATNKPEKRALPASVREPQAETPVYNSAAPLSVPPEIVSAEPVIEEAAPAEAVVVETPAAKPPVATEPKESAPVPVESAPTPAPEPEAPVIQAGKDELVMPADAVRLGSIKFLNGSWRIAVDAKTPPITGRPPSLRYQIKNGKGTARITHGDGVTCRANIEAGLMSSGNLIINSRTKARCSDDSRFQMPEIVCKQSANGAAAECIGRYDANAIFPMTIKRESKS